In one Niallia taxi genomic region, the following are encoded:
- a CDS encoding YrrS family protein has protein sequence MSTDTNNNVRSRSENRSKRKKTNIILNGLIILVIALIVFVSYSIFKTKDDNNAEKQSNTNAAKTEETAASGDAAAQTDDDKASNTDDADEDSTEQKDGDEVITDGGSDSNVIKTIENSSWESVGTAQTGEHTATYSEGVDWNEQVKALAYGTGIDESNMTVWFLGNNNHDPNKSIGTVSTKDKSQKYRVYIEWVDGSGWKPTKVEEIKDLNIR, from the coding sequence TTGAGCACAGACACTAACAATAATGTTCGAAGCAGATCGGAAAATCGATCAAAGAGGAAAAAGACGAATATTATTCTTAATGGCTTGATCATTCTTGTCATAGCATTAATTGTTTTTGTCTCATATTCTATTTTCAAGACAAAAGATGACAACAATGCAGAAAAGCAAAGTAACACAAACGCAGCTAAAACGGAAGAGACTGCTGCGAGTGGGGATGCTGCTGCCCAAACAGACGATGACAAAGCTTCCAATACGGACGACGCAGATGAAGATTCTACAGAGCAAAAAGACGGAGATGAAGTCATCACAGATGGAGGCAGTGATTCGAACGTTATTAAAACAATCGAAAATTCTTCATGGGAGTCTGTTGGCACAGCACAAACTGGTGAACATACTGCTACCTACTCAGAAGGCGTTGATTGGAATGAGCAGGTTAAAGCATTGGCATATGGAACAGGAATTGATGAAAGTAATATGACTGTCTGGTTTTTAGGTAACAACAATCACGACCCTAATAAATCGATTGGCACTGTATCCACAAAAGATAAAAGCCAAAAATATCGAGTATATATTGAATGGGTAGACGGCAGCGGCTGGAAGCCAACAAAGGTAGAAGAAATTAAAGATTTAAATATCCGTTAA
- a CDS encoding DUF2536 family protein encodes MNFQLDIIQDKVEFFEGESLKTIEKRISEQIEINKGILLSVHSVNHQTTLQENGRPYHTVMVHFKIKK; translated from the coding sequence ATGAATTTTCAGCTTGATATTATCCAAGACAAAGTAGAATTTTTTGAAGGAGAAAGCCTAAAAACGATTGAAAAAAGAATTTCTGAGCAAATTGAAATAAACAAAGGTATTTTGCTTTCCGTGCATTCTGTAAATCATCAAACAACACTTCAAGAAAACGGCAGACCGTACCACACAGTTATGGTGCATTTTAAAATAAAAAAATAA
- a CDS encoding class I SAM-dependent DNA methyltransferase, whose protein sequence is MGKEFIEIFEKWADTYDSSLTKDIEYKEVFHGYDQILESVANKAFGEVVEFGPGTGNLTVKLLELGLSVTGIEPSPAMRKLADEKLKGKAVVKDGDFLSFTIEKKPDVFVSTYAFHHLTDKEKAEAITLYSNLLSSSGKIVFADTMFRSEEEYEKAKAAASQSGFNNLAADLAREYYSTIPKLKGMLEENGFTATFTRLNEFVWIMEGIKVQ, encoded by the coding sequence ATGGGAAAGGAATTCATTGAAATCTTTGAAAAATGGGCGGACACTTACGATAGTAGCTTAACAAAAGATATCGAGTACAAAGAAGTGTTTCACGGCTATGACCAAATATTAGAAAGTGTTGCAAATAAAGCCTTCGGCGAAGTTGTTGAATTTGGACCAGGAACAGGTAATCTTACTGTAAAGCTGTTAGAGCTAGGCTTGTCTGTCACAGGAATAGAACCTTCCCCGGCTATGCGAAAATTAGCGGACGAAAAGCTAAAAGGGAAAGCAGTTGTGAAGGACGGTGACTTTCTTTCCTTTACTATAGAGAAAAAACCAGATGTTTTTGTCAGTACGTATGCTTTTCATCATTTAACAGATAAAGAAAAAGCAGAAGCCATTACTCTTTATAGTAATTTACTGTCGTCATCTGGTAAAATAGTTTTTGCGGATACAATGTTTCGTTCCGAAGAAGAATATGAAAAAGCAAAAGCAGCCGCTTCACAAAGCGGATTTAATAACCTTGCAGCAGACTTAGCACGTGAATACTATTCCACCATCCCGAAGCTTAAGGGGATGTTAGAGGAAAATGGCTTCACTGCCACATTTACTCGCTTAAATGAGTTTGTCTGGATCATGGAAGGAATAAAAGTGCAGTAA
- the mtnN gene encoding 5'-methylthioadenosine/S-adenosylhomocysteine nucleosidase — protein sequence MKIAIIGAMEEEVSILREQMENKKEQTIAGFQFIEGNLAGKEVVLLRSGIGKVNAAMSTTILMQAYKPDYLINTGSAGGLNPDLNVGDVVISSEVRHHDVDATIFGYEYGQVPQMPASFAAYNSLIQIAEESAKEVGEYAVVRGLITTGDSFINDPERADFIKSKFTGLQAVEMEAAAIAQVAYKHEIPFVIIRSLSDIAGKESHLSFDQYLEKAAVHSANLVVGIVKKMK from the coding sequence TTGAAAATAGCAATCATCGGAGCAATGGAAGAAGAAGTTTCTATACTAAGAGAACAGATGGAAAATAAAAAGGAGCAGACAATCGCTGGTTTTCAGTTTATTGAAGGAAATTTGGCTGGCAAGGAAGTAGTCCTGCTTCGTTCAGGCATCGGCAAGGTTAATGCTGCAATGAGCACAACAATCCTAATGCAGGCCTATAAACCGGATTATCTTATTAATACAGGTTCAGCAGGTGGATTAAATCCTGACTTGAATGTTGGAGATGTTGTAATCTCTAGTGAAGTTAGACATCATGATGTAGATGCAACTATATTCGGCTATGAATATGGTCAAGTGCCACAAATGCCTGCAAGCTTTGCAGCATACAATAGTTTAATTCAAATAGCCGAGGAAAGTGCCAAGGAAGTTGGCGAATATGCAGTTGTGAGAGGCCTTATCACAACAGGAGATTCCTTTATTAACGATCCTGAGAGGGCTGACTTTATTAAATCAAAATTTACTGGGCTTCAAGCAGTTGAAATGGAAGCAGCTGCAATAGCACAGGTTGCATATAAGCATGAAATACCATTTGTGATTATCCGTTCCCTGTCTGATATTGCCGGTAAAGAGTCGCATCTGTCCTTTGATCAATACTTGGAGAAGGCAGCAGTGCATTCAGCAAACTTAGTAGTTGGAATTGTAAAGAAAATGAAGTAA
- a CDS encoding PLP-dependent cysteine synthase family protein: protein MRVHNNVHQLIGNTPMVEITHFPLPNHVRIFAKLEFYNPGGSIKDRLGLELVKDAIESGKLTKGGTIIEPTAGNTGIGLALAALNQDINVIVCVPEKFSIEKQQIMKALGAEIIHTPTHMGMAGAIAKAKELQKSIPGSFLPGQFENPANPDTYYKTLGPEIWEQLDGDIDIFVAGAGTGGTFMGTARYLKDQKSTIKTVIVEPEGSILNGGIAGSHKTEGIGMEFLPTYMDTSYFDAIHTVSDADAFQKVKDAAKKEGLLVGSSSGAALHAALLEAEAATPGTNIVVVFPDSSDRYISKKIFEGGI from the coding sequence ATGAGAGTTCACAACAATGTACATCAACTTATTGGCAATACGCCAATGGTTGAGATAACCCATTTTCCTTTGCCGAATCATGTTCGTATATTTGCGAAGCTAGAGTTTTATAACCCAGGCGGAAGCATTAAAGACAGACTTGGGCTTGAATTAGTCAAGGATGCCATTGAGAGTGGAAAGCTGACAAAAGGTGGAACAATCATTGAACCAACTGCAGGAAACACAGGAATAGGTTTAGCTCTTGCTGCATTAAATCAAGATATAAACGTAATTGTGTGTGTGCCGGAAAAGTTCAGCATCGAGAAACAGCAAATTATGAAGGCTTTAGGTGCGGAAATTATCCATACGCCAACACATATGGGCATGGCTGGGGCGATTGCAAAGGCAAAAGAGCTGCAAAAAAGCATTCCAGGCTCGTTCCTGCCAGGTCAATTTGAAAATCCAGCAAATCCAGATACTTATTATAAAACACTAGGACCGGAAATTTGGGAGCAGCTTGATGGAGATATAGATATCTTTGTTGCTGGTGCTGGTACTGGTGGTACCTTTATGGGAACAGCCAGATACTTAAAAGACCAAAAAAGCACAATAAAAACAGTTATCGTAGAGCCAGAAGGATCTATCCTGAATGGCGGAATTGCTGGGTCACATAAAACAGAAGGCATTGGAATGGAATTTCTGCCCACCTATATGGACACTTCTTATTTTGATGCAATTCATACAGTAAGTGATGCTGATGCCTTTCAAAAGGTAAAGGATGCGGCTAAAAAAGAAGGGTTGCTAGTTGGCAGTTCCTCAGGGGCAGCCTTGCATGCTGCCTTATTGGAGGCAGAGGCTGCTACGCCAGGAACAAATATTGTCGTTGTGTTTCCAGACAGCAGCGACAGGTATATTAGCAAGAAGATCTTTGAAGGAGGAATATAA
- a CDS encoding bifunctional cystathionine gamma-lyase/homocysteine desulfhydrase has product MKRKTRLIHGGIPGDPHTGAVNVPIYQVSTYKQDGIGNHQGFEYSRTGNPTRHALEELIKDLEHGTRGFAFSSGMAAITAVIMLFKQGDHLLITDDVYGGTFRVITKVLNKFGIEATFIDTSNIDNIKEAVQENTVALYIETPTNPLLKITDITAASFAAKELGLLTIVDNTFSTPYWQTPLTLGADVVLHSATKYLGGHSDVVSGLVAVKNEKLGEDLHFIQNSTGGVLGPQDSWLLIRGIKTLGIRMEEHEKSAKEIVAFLEKHPAVSMVYYPGLKSHPNHEISKKQALGFGGMISFDVGSEANADKLLKQVKYFTLAESLGAVESLISVPAKMTHASIPKERRAELGITDGLVRISVGLEDIEDLLEDLEQALR; this is encoded by the coding sequence ATGAAACGTAAAACAAGACTTATCCATGGAGGAATACCAGGAGACCCACATACAGGTGCTGTCAATGTCCCAATATATCAGGTTAGTACTTATAAACAGGATGGAATTGGAAATCATCAAGGCTTTGAATATTCTCGAACAGGAAACCCTACTCGTCACGCGCTAGAAGAGCTTATAAAGGATTTAGAGCATGGCACGAGAGGATTTGCCTTTAGCTCTGGAATGGCAGCCATTACAGCTGTTATCATGCTGTTTAAACAAGGTGATCACCTTTTAATAACAGATGATGTATACGGAGGAACATTCCGTGTTATAACAAAGGTGTTAAATAAATTTGGAATCGAAGCAACCTTTATAGACACAAGCAATATTGACAATATTAAAGAAGCAGTTCAAGAAAATACAGTTGCTCTTTATATTGAAACGCCGACAAACCCTCTGTTAAAAATCACAGATATTACAGCAGCTTCCTTTGCAGCGAAGGAACTAGGCCTATTAACGATTGTGGACAATACATTCTCAACACCATATTGGCAGACTCCATTAACACTTGGTGCTGATGTTGTTCTGCATAGTGCCACAAAATATTTAGGCGGACATAGTGATGTAGTATCAGGGCTTGTAGCCGTAAAAAATGAAAAATTAGGCGAAGATCTGCATTTTATCCAAAACTCAACAGGAGGAGTGCTTGGACCACAAGATTCTTGGTTGTTGATTCGCGGCATTAAGACATTAGGAATCAGAATGGAGGAGCACGAAAAAAGCGCAAAAGAGATTGTTGCTTTTTTAGAAAAGCACCCAGCTGTATCAATGGTTTATTATCCAGGGCTTAAATCACATCCAAATCATGAAATCAGCAAAAAACAAGCACTTGGCTTCGGCGGCATGATCAGCTTTGACGTCGGCAGTGAAGCAAATGCTGATAAGCTTCTCAAGCAAGTGAAGTATTTTACTTTAGCAGAAAGCCTTGGCGCAGTCGAAAGCTTAATATCTGTTCCAGCAAAAATGACACATGCATCCATACCGAAGGAAAGAAGAGCAGAGCTCGGTATTACCGATGGACTTGTCCGCATTTCCGTTGGACTTGAGGATATAGAGGATTTGCTGGAGGATTTGGAACAGGCTTTAAGATAA
- a CDS encoding YrhC family protein yields MEKTLKDLSGKLADYKRFAIVLLAVGVFFYLGVIIPAVHQVKWHDEAMTITSALTLSASIFFFAKVKKFRKMISDMTDDDM; encoded by the coding sequence TTGGAAAAGACGTTGAAGGATTTGTCGGGGAAATTGGCGGATTACAAACGATTTGCGATTGTTTTGTTGGCTGTTGGGGTCTTTTTTTATTTAGGAGTCATTATTCCAGCTGTGCATCAAGTTAAATGGCATGATGAAGCAATGACAATAACATCAGCACTTACTTTATCAGCATCCATTTTCTTCTTTGCAAAAGTGAAGAAGTTCAGAAAAATGATCAGCGACATGACAGATGACGATATGTAA
- a CDS encoding YrzI family small protein, with product MTLHILFMTITIKRKQQTYEQFMHDELMKQIIEESKQKQVSLGDFTRNTF from the coding sequence ATGACACTTCATATTCTTTTTATGACCATAACGATTAAGAGGAAACAACAAACTTATGAGCAATTTATGCATGATGAGCTTATGAAACAAATAATTGAAGAAAGCAAACAAAAGCAAGTAAGCTTAGGAGACTTTACAAGAAATACGTTTTAA
- a CDS encoding YrzI family small protein, producing the protein MTLNLLFFTVIIRKREISTKEYLHQQRIEKLMDEHKNRQITHQRLL; encoded by the coding sequence ATGACACTGAATCTACTGTTCTTTACAGTTATTATCCGTAAACGAGAAATCAGCACAAAAGAATATTTACATCAGCAAAGAATTGAAAAATTAATGGATGAACATAAAAACAGGCAAATTACCCATCAGCGTTTACTGTAA
- a CDS encoding fructose-1,6-bisphosphatase has product MDTKYLDLLTEKYTSEEKVVTEIINLDAILNLPKGTEHFVSDLHGEFHAFQHVLRNGSGNVKEKIKELFHEELSKKEMDEFATLVYYPEEKLQLVINTFENDQLLYKWYANTIEKMIRLVSYASSKYTRSKVRKELPKQFVYIIEELLYKKDELDNKKDYYSKILQRIISLGQASKLITGLAYTIQRLVVDHLHVVGDIYDRGPHPDKIMETLMDYHSVDIQWGNHDVLWIGAYAGSKVCLANIIRICARYDNLDIIEDAYGINLRPLLNLAEKYYDDNTAFRPKLNAKREEIGEENILQITKIHQAISMIQFKLEQPIIKRRPDFKMEHRLILDKIDFDSNTILLHGNTYQLENTCFATLDRNDPAKLLPEEEQVLEKLLFSIQHSEKLARHMTFLMKKGNLYLKYNGNLLIHGCIPLNQDGSMKTMELHGKSYSGKKLLDVFEQYLRESFSHPEITDDLATDMIWYLWTGENSSLFGKKDMTTFERYFIKDKAVHKEQKNPYYKLREEEETCRSILQEFDMNPDHGHIINGHTPVEEINGENPIKANGKMIVIDGGFSKAYQSKTGIAGYTLLYNSYGMQLVAHKRFISKEDVLQTGTDVLSVKRVVDRELQRKRVMETNIGEKLLEQRDDLQHLLEYKYKVR; this is encoded by the coding sequence ATGGACACAAAATATTTAGACCTGCTAACAGAAAAATACACTAGTGAAGAAAAGGTTGTAACCGAGATAATAAACTTGGATGCCATTTTAAACCTGCCGAAAGGAACGGAGCATTTTGTTAGTGATTTACACGGGGAATTCCATGCCTTTCAGCACGTTCTAAGAAATGGATCTGGGAATGTTAAGGAAAAAATCAAAGAGCTGTTTCATGAGGAGCTTTCAAAAAAAGAGATGGACGAGTTTGCAACACTTGTTTATTATCCAGAAGAAAAGCTGCAGCTTGTGATCAACACGTTCGAGAATGACCAATTATTGTATAAATGGTATGCAAATACAATCGAGAAAATGATTCGGTTAGTTTCTTACGCTTCCTCCAAATATACTCGCTCTAAAGTACGTAAGGAACTGCCTAAACAATTTGTCTACATTATTGAAGAGTTGCTGTATAAAAAGGACGAGCTAGACAACAAAAAAGATTACTATTCAAAAATCCTTCAAAGAATCATTTCCCTTGGTCAAGCGAGTAAGCTTATAACAGGGTTGGCTTATACGATTCAAAGACTTGTCGTTGATCATTTGCATGTAGTCGGCGATATTTATGACAGGGGTCCACATCCTGATAAAATCATGGAAACATTGATGGACTACCATTCCGTCGACATTCAATGGGGAAATCATGATGTATTGTGGATTGGTGCATACGCTGGCTCTAAGGTATGCCTTGCAAATATCATCCGTATTTGCGCCCGTTATGATAATCTGGATATCATTGAGGATGCATATGGCATTAATTTACGGCCATTGCTGAATCTAGCAGAGAAATATTATGATGATAATACTGCTTTTCGCCCGAAGCTAAATGCTAAAAGAGAGGAAATTGGTGAGGAGAATATCCTGCAAATCACTAAAATCCATCAGGCAATCAGCATGATTCAATTTAAGCTTGAACAGCCTATTATTAAAAGAAGACCTGATTTTAAGATGGAGCATCGCCTGATTCTCGATAAAATTGATTTTGATTCTAATACTATTCTTTTGCATGGAAACACCTATCAGCTTGAAAATACCTGTTTCGCGACGCTTGATCGAAATGATCCAGCAAAGCTTTTGCCTGAGGAGGAGCAAGTATTGGAAAAGCTGCTGTTCTCTATTCAGCATTCAGAGAAGCTGGCAAGACATATGACCTTCTTAATGAAAAAAGGCAATCTTTATTTAAAATACAATGGCAATTTACTTATCCATGGTTGTATTCCATTAAATCAGGATGGCAGCATGAAAACAATGGAGCTGCACGGCAAGAGCTACAGCGGTAAGAAGCTGCTTGACGTATTTGAGCAATATTTACGCGAGAGTTTTTCTCATCCAGAAATAACAGATGACCTTGCAACAGATATGATTTGGTATTTATGGACTGGGGAGAACTCTTCCCTATTTGGCAAAAAGGACATGACTACATTTGAACGTTATTTTATTAAAGACAAAGCAGTACATAAGGAGCAAAAAAATCCGTATTATAAATTACGGGAAGAAGAAGAAACTTGTAGGTCAATACTACAGGAATTTGATATGAATCCTGATCATGGTCATATTATCAACGGACACACGCCTGTAGAAGAAATTAATGGGGAAAATCCCATTAAGGCGAACGGCAAGATGATTGTTATTGACGGTGGCTTCTCAAAGGCTTATCAGTCAAAAACTGGCATTGCAGGCTATACGCTTCTCTATAACTCATACGGGATGCAGCTCGTTGCACATAAACGCTTTATAAGCAAAGAGGATGTTCTTCAAACAGGAACAGATGTCTTATCTGTCAAAAGAGTTGTTGATCGTGAACTGCAACGAAAAAGAGTAATGGAAACAAACATAGGCGAAAAATTGCTAGAGCAAAGAGATGATTTACAGCATCTTCTTGAATACAAATATAAAGTGAGATAA
- the sigK gene encoding RNA polymerase sporulation sigma factor SigK: MSGIFYSLGLLVKELLFLVSYVKNNAFPQPLSASDEKKYLRLMAEGDSHARNMLIEHNLRLVAHIVKKFENTGEDSEDLISIGTIGLIKGIESFSEGKGTKLATYAARCIENEILMHLRALKKTKKDVSLHDPIGQDKEGNEISLIDVLKSESEDVVNTIQLNMELEKVKEYIDVLDEREKEVIVGRFGLDLKKEKTQREIAKELGISRSYVSRIEKRALMKMFHEFYRAEKEKRKKGQD; this comes from the coding sequence ATGTCTGGGATTTTTTATTCACTCGGGCTTTTAGTAAAAGAACTGTTGTTTCTTGTTTCTTATGTAAAAAATAATGCGTTTCCCCAGCCGTTATCTGCATCAGACGAAAAAAAGTATTTACGGCTGATGGCAGAAGGAGATTCGCATGCGCGAAATATGCTGATAGAACATAACTTACGGCTTGTTGCACATATTGTGAAGAAGTTTGAAAACACTGGTGAGGACTCGGAGGATTTAATATCTATCGGAACAATTGGTTTGATTAAGGGAATAGAAAGCTTCTCAGAAGGTAAAGGAACGAAGCTTGCCACATATGCAGCAAGATGTATTGAGAATGAAATACTTATGCATTTAAGAGCATTGAAAAAAACGAAAAAAGATGTCTCCCTTCATGACCCAATCGGTCAGGATAAAGAGGGCAATGAAATAAGCCTAATTGATGTGCTGAAGTCAGAATCAGAGGATGTAGTCAATACGATTCAGTTAAATATGGAGCTGGAAAAGGTGAAGGAATATATCGATGTCTTAGATGAACGGGAAAAGGAAGTTATTGTCGGCAGGTTTGGACTTGATTTGAAAAAAGAAAAGACCCAAAGAGAAATCGCAAAGGAACTTGGCATTTCAAGAAGCTATGTTTCTCGTATTGAAAAAAGAGCGCTGATGAAAATGTTTCATGAATTTTACAGAGCAGAAAAGGAAAAGCGGAAAAAGGGGCAGGATTAG
- a CDS encoding N-acetylmuramoyl-L-alanine amidase — MAKIFIDPGHGGSDPGAVGNGIREKDITLRIGTMVRDMLVSEYEGVTVRMSRTSDETVSLSQRSNAANSWGADYFVSIHVNAGGGTGFESYVYTGTGAPTTTYQTAVHNRVVNLTNWGDRGKKQANFHVVRETNMPAILTENGFIDNASDANKLKNASFLSTLARGHAEGIADAFNLKKKETTENDTLYKVQIGAFRNKTNADSLAAQAKRDGLDAAVLLRDNLYKVQIGAFANRANAEAMEDRAKEKGYSTIVMSES; from the coding sequence ATGGCAAAAATATTTATTGATCCAGGCCATGGCGGCTCTGATCCAGGAGCAGTCGGGAATGGAATTCGAGAAAAGGATATTACATTACGCATTGGGACAATGGTCAGGGATATGCTTGTCAGTGAATATGAAGGTGTAACAGTTAGGATGAGCAGAACCTCTGATGAAACAGTAAGCCTTTCACAAAGGTCAAATGCTGCAAACAGCTGGGGAGCAGACTATTTTGTATCAATCCACGTTAATGCAGGTGGTGGTACAGGGTTTGAAAGCTATGTCTACACTGGAACAGGCGCACCAACAACAACCTATCAAACAGCAGTTCATAATCGAGTAGTCAATCTTACTAACTGGGGCGATCGTGGTAAAAAACAGGCAAACTTCCATGTTGTAAGAGAAACGAATATGCCAGCTATTTTGACTGAAAACGGGTTTATTGATAATGCATCTGATGCAAATAAACTAAAAAACGCATCTTTCCTTTCCACATTAGCTAGGGGACATGCAGAAGGCATAGCAGATGCTTTCAATTTGAAAAAAAAAGAAACAACTGAAAATGATACACTTTATAAAGTGCAAATAGGTGCTTTCAGAAATAAAACAAATGCAGACAGCCTTGCAGCACAAGCAAAACGTGATGGTCTTGATGCAGCAGTGTTGTTAAGAGATAACCTTTATAAAGTCCAAATCGGTGCATTTGCAAACCGTGCAAATGCAGAAGCAATGGAAGACAGGGCTAAAGAAAAAGGTTACTCTACAATCGTAATGTCAGAATCCTAA
- a CDS encoding sporulation protein YjcZ, with amino-acid sequence MTAFGYPYQSVPGNPYLAGGYPQGYGYGQQQGYGAWYALLIVLFIIIILFWGIWAFSNCFYY; translated from the coding sequence ATGACGGCATTTGGTTATCCATACCAATCGGTTCCAGGTAATCCTTATTTAGCAGGAGGGTATCCGCAAGGCTATGGCTATGGGCAACAGCAAGGCTATGGGGCGTGGTATGCTTTATTAATTGTTCTTTTCATCATTATCATCCTGTTTTGGGGTATTTGGGCATTTAGCAACTGTTTTTATTATTAA
- a CDS encoding M3 family oligoendopeptidase: MTNKMYADVWDLEVFFPGGSSSPEFTKHLEETGTKIEEFTKTVKEYAPSDGITDRKTVRHLIDMFEGTVQKIRQAGAFVSCLQAQNMHDKDADALRGKVTELSASFQNGLTIFDGKLSQYENEQWRLLLEDEKLHELSFVLTERRTNAVQRLSEKEEMLINKLSVDGYHGWGQMYDTVVGSIQIPFEENGHVSYLSVGQAANKFSHPNREVRQKVFVEWEKAWNEKGALLSKTLNHLAGFRLNTYEMRNWDNVLKEPLEYNRMDEKTLTAMWRVISNNKKPLVEFLNRKAKLLGLEKLSWFDVDAPIGKTETKMTYQEGAEFILDHFAKFGEEMTSFAKTAFENKWIEAEDRQGKRPGGFHTYFPESAQSRIFMTYSGTPSNVSTLAHELGHGFHTYAMKDMHTLNRNYAMNVAETASTLAEMIVSDAAVKYASSEEEKLVLLEDKIQRSVALLMNIHARFIFETSFYEERRKGLVSKERLNELMVAAQKEAFGDALEEYHPSFWGSKLHFYITGVPFYNFPYTFGYLFSLGIYAKAIQEGKGYEDKYIALLKDTASMTVEELAKKHLDVDLTDDAFWESAIKVCIEDIEEFLALIK, translated from the coding sequence TTGACAAACAAAATGTATGCAGATGTTTGGGATTTAGAGGTTTTTTTCCCTGGAGGAAGCAGTTCACCCGAATTCACAAAGCATCTAGAGGAGACAGGAACAAAAATCGAAGAGTTTACGAAAACAGTAAAGGAGTATGCTCCTTCAGACGGCATCACTGATCGGAAAACAGTGCGGCATTTAATCGATATGTTTGAAGGCACTGTGCAAAAAATTCGCCAGGCAGGTGCATTTGTCAGCTGTCTACAGGCACAAAACATGCATGATAAGGATGCAGATGCTCTAAGAGGGAAAGTAACAGAATTGAGTGCAAGCTTTCAGAACGGGCTGACGATCTTTGATGGGAAATTATCTCAATATGAAAATGAGCAATGGAGGCTGCTTCTTGAGGATGAAAAGCTTCATGAATTATCCTTTGTTTTGACAGAAAGAAGAACTAATGCAGTTCAAAGGCTGTCTGAAAAAGAGGAAATGCTAATCAACAAGCTGAGTGTTGACGGGTATCATGGCTGGGGCCAAATGTACGATACAGTTGTCGGCAGCATACAAATTCCGTTTGAGGAGAATGGTCATGTGAGCTATTTGTCTGTTGGGCAAGCAGCCAATAAGTTCTCACATCCAAATCGTGAAGTTCGTCAAAAGGTTTTTGTGGAATGGGAAAAGGCATGGAATGAAAAGGGTGCATTATTATCTAAGACGTTAAACCATCTTGCTGGTTTTCGTTTAAATACATATGAGATGAGAAATTGGGATAATGTGCTGAAAGAGCCGCTCGAATACAATAGAATGGACGAAAAGACACTTACAGCAATGTGGAGGGTAATCAGCAATAATAAAAAACCGCTTGTTGAGTTCTTGAACAGAAAAGCAAAATTGCTTGGGTTAGAAAAGCTGAGCTGGTTTGATGTTGATGCGCCAATTGGCAAAACAGAAACAAAAATGACTTACCAGGAGGGAGCAGAATTCATTCTCGATCATTTTGCGAAATTTGGGGAGGAAATGACGTCCTTTGCTAAAACGGCATTTGAAAACAAATGGATTGAGGCAGAAGATAGACAAGGAAAAAGACCAGGCGGCTTCCACACTTATTTTCCTGAAAGTGCTCAATCAAGAATTTTTATGACATATTCAGGAACGCCGTCCAATGTATCGACATTGGCACATGAGCTTGGTCACGGCTTCCATACGTATGCAATGAAAGACATGCATACACTTAACCGCAATTATGCGATGAATGTCGCTGAAACAGCTTCTACACTTGCAGAGATGATTGTTTCAGACGCTGCAGTGAAATACGCTTCCTCTGAGGAAGAAAAACTCGTTTTGTTAGAGGATAAAATTCAGCGTTCAGTTGCTCTGTTAATGAATATCCATGCTCGTTTTATTTTTGAAACAAGCTTCTATGAGGAAAGACGCAAAGGTCTTGTTAGTAAAGAGAGATTAAATGAGCTGATGGTTGCGGCACAAAAAGAGGCTTTTGGAGATGCATTAGAAGAATATCATCCGTCCTTCTGGGGATCAAAGCTGCATTTTTATATAACTGGTGTGCCTTTTTATAATTTTCCATATACCTTTGGATACTTATTTTCTCTTGGCATTTATGCAAAGGCCATTCAAGAAGGCAAAGGCTATGAAGACAAATATATTGCCCTCTTAAAAGACACTGCCAGCATGACTGTTGAAGAGCTGGCGAAAAAGCATCTTGATGTGGATTTGACAGATGACGCCTTCTGGGAAAGTGCCATTAAGGTATGTATAGAGGATATAGAAGAGTTTTTAGCTTTAATAAAGTAA